Proteins encoded by one window of Rhineura floridana isolate rRhiFlo1 chromosome 9, rRhiFlo1.hap2, whole genome shotgun sequence:
- the SPEF1 gene encoding sperm flagellar protein 1 isoform X1, whose amino-acid sequence MANGELDEESLNDLYSWVDAIPLSRPKRNIARDFSDGVLVAEVVKFYFPKMVEMHNYAPANSTPQKLSNWGHLNRKVLSKLNFSIPEDMVRKIAQCTPGVVELVLIPLRQKIEEKQKQAKMSSNSYQELGMRSTLEESNYLDTGYTSKSKPNSTGIYIQDSPGQERAAKGHPSYTVPLQTDANLRLHLAEREQALLASQETVQILQMKVRRLEHLLHLKNVRIDDLTRRLQQAEQRRK is encoded by the exons atggccaacggGGAGCTGGATGAGGAAAGCCTGAATGATTTGTACAGCTGGGTTGATGCCATCCCCCTTTCCCGCCCGAAGAGGAACATTGCCCGCGACTTCAGTGATGGAG TTTTGGTGGCCGAAGTGGTGAAGTTTTACTTTCCGAAAATGGTGGAGATGCACAATTATGCTCCAGCTAATTCTACCCCGCAGAAACTCTCCAACTGGGGACACCTGAACAG GAAAGTGCTGAGCAAGTTGAACTTCTCCATCCCAGAAGACATGGTGCGGAAGATTGCCCAGTGCACACCGGGGGTGGTAGAGCTGGTGCTGATTCCACTGCGGCAGAAAATCGAGGAAAAACAAAAGCAAGCCAAGATGTCATCTAACTCCTATCAG GAGCTGGGAATGCGTTCGACTCTGGAAGAGAGCAACTATCTGGATACAG GCTACACTTCAAAGTCCAAACCCAACAGCACCGGGATCTATATCCAGGACTCTCCTGGGCAGGAAAG GGCGGCCAAAGGACATCCAAGTTACACGGTGCCATTGCAGACAGATGCCAATCTGCGCCTCCACTTAGCCGAGCGGGAACAAGCCCTGCTGGCATCACAGGAGACGGTTCAG ATCCTACAGATGAAGGTTCGCAGGCTGGAACACCTTTTGCACCTGAAGAACGTCCGGATCGATGACCTGACTCGGCGCCTGCAACAAGCAGAGCAGAGGCGGAAATGA
- the SPEF1 gene encoding sperm flagellar protein 1 isoform X2 — MVEMHNYAPANSTPQKLSNWGHLNRKVLSKLNFSIPEDMVRKIAQCTPGVVELVLIPLRQKIEEKQKQAKMSSNSYQELGMRSTLEESNYLDTGYTSKSKPNSTGIYIQDSPGQERAAKGHPSYTVPLQTDANLRLHLAEREQALLASQETVQILQMKVRRLEHLLHLKNVRIDDLTRRLQQAEQRRK; from the exons ATGGTGGAGATGCACAATTATGCTCCAGCTAATTCTACCCCGCAGAAACTCTCCAACTGGGGACACCTGAACAG GAAAGTGCTGAGCAAGTTGAACTTCTCCATCCCAGAAGACATGGTGCGGAAGATTGCCCAGTGCACACCGGGGGTGGTAGAGCTGGTGCTGATTCCACTGCGGCAGAAAATCGAGGAAAAACAAAAGCAAGCCAAGATGTCATCTAACTCCTATCAG GAGCTGGGAATGCGTTCGACTCTGGAAGAGAGCAACTATCTGGATACAG GCTACACTTCAAAGTCCAAACCCAACAGCACCGGGATCTATATCCAGGACTCTCCTGGGCAGGAAAG GGCGGCCAAAGGACATCCAAGTTACACGGTGCCATTGCAGACAGATGCCAATCTGCGCCTCCACTTAGCCGAGCGGGAACAAGCCCTGCTGGCATCACAGGAGACGGTTCAG ATCCTACAGATGAAGGTTCGCAGGCTGGAACACCTTTTGCACCTGAAGAACGTCCGGATCGATGACCTGACTCGGCGCCTGCAACAAGCAGAGCAGAGGCGGAAATGA